TCCATTGGCAAGACCCACAGAGTTTACGAATGTCCGGAATGTGCCTCATCGGTCATCTTGCGTGACAGTGAGCTGATCAAGCTAGGCCAGCAGCCGGGAGTCGTGGTCACCGATGACATCTCTGTGAACCCTGTGCAGCCTGCTGCACCCGGCCAAGAAGGTGAAGAAGAGCTAGTTCCCTGCTAAGCATTGCTGAGTCACCCAGGTTTTGTGGGCTCTGTGCTGCTACCGACAAGCCGGTCCGTTAAGTACTTCAGTACTGTCTGCGCCGTGTTCTAAGTTAGGTCGATGGTTATGAAAGAAGAGCTCAGCATCTTAATACAGGCCCAATATCCCCTGATTTACCTGGTGACCTCCGAAGAAGAGCGAGCAGAGCAGGCGATCGCGGTGATCGCGGCGCAGCAAAAGCCTCAACGCAGGGTTTACCTGTGGACTGTGACCCATGGCATCGTCGAGTATGGCCAGCCAGGCAAGGTGATGCAGCAAAACACGGTCTCTCCTGAGGCAGCAGTCAGCTGGGTCAATCGCCAGGAAAATGGCATCTTCATCTTCAAAGATCTCCACCCCTTCGTTGACTCCCCCAATGTCACTCGCTCCTTGCGAGATGCGATCGCCAGCTTCAAAGGCACGCCCAAGACCATCATCTTGATGTCTCCAATCCAGCAAGTGCCCATCGAGCTTGAGAAAGAAGTCGTAGTTCTCGACTTCCCGCTGCCCGACATGGCCGAGCTCAACCAAGTCCTTTCCCGTCAGCTCGAGCAGGGCCGGAATCGACGCATCACCACCGAAGGCCGCGAAAAGCTCCTCAAAGCGGCTCTAGGTCTGACCCGCGACGAAGCGGAGAAAGTCTACCGGAAAGCTCAAGTAACCGCTGGCTGCCTCACCGAAGAGCAGGTCGACATCGTCCTTTCCGAAAAGCAGCAGCTCATTCGACGCAATGGCATTCTGGAGTACATCGAAGAAGACGAAACCATTCATTCAGTCGGTGGTCTAGAAGAGCTCAAGCACTGGCTCCATCAGCGCTCCAACGCCTTTACCGAGCGAGCTCGAGAATACGGCTTGCCCCAGCCAAAGGGGATGCTGATTCTGGGCGTTCCTGGCTGCGGAAAGTCGCTCATTGCCAAAACGACGGCCCGCCTCTGGGGTCTGCCGCTCTTGCGCCTAGACATGGGCCGAGTGTACGACGGCTCTATGGTTGGCCGCTCCGAAGCCAACCTGCGCAACGCTCTCAAGACAGCCGAATCCATCTCTCCCACTATCTTGTTTATCGATGAGCTGGACAAAGCCTTTGCTGGAGGGGCGGGCTCTGCGGACTCTGACGGTGGTACCTCCAGCCGGATCTTTGGATCCTTCCTGACCTGGATGCAAGAGAAGACCTCGCCGGTCTTCGTGATGGCCACTGCCAACCGGGTAGAGCGCCTGCCGGGAGAGTTTCTGCGCAAGGGCCGCTTTGACGAGATTTTCTTCGTCGACCTGCCCACGCCCGAAGAAAGACAAGCAATTTTCCGCATTCATCTAGCCAAGCGGCGTTCCGATATCACGCGTTTTGCCCTCGACCAGCTTGCGAGCGCCTCAGATGGCTTCTCTGGCGCTGAAATTGAGCAAGCCGTGATTGCCGCAATGTATGAAGCTTTCGCCCAAGACAGAGAGTTTACGCAGCTCGATATTTTGGCTGCGCTCAAGGCCACGCTGCCGCTGTCGCGGACGATGAACGAGCAGGTCACTGCGCTTCGTGATTGGGCTCGCCAAAGAGCCCGACCTGCTGCGTCCTCCGTCGCTGAATATCAGCGCATGGAGTTCTAAAGCTTTCCTGCCTGTTCCCAGCAGGCGGAAAGGCTAGCCCAAGGCTAGCAGACTGATCCGACCGTTGCTACATCGATTCTGAGCTTTGGCTGGTTAGCCGAATATCTCAGTTCCCTACCTACCAAAACGTTGTTGTATTTCTCGACTCTCTACTAGGAGGAAGTCCAAATGTCTCACTTCAGCACACTGCGCACGAAAATCACCGAGTCTGAAATCCTAAAGTCTTCCCTGCGTGATTTGGGAATCAACGTCAAGACTGAGGCGGATGTCCGGGGCTACAACGGCCAGCGGGTTCGTGCGGACATTGTTGCCGTTCTGGACGGTGAGTATGATCTCGGCTGGTCTCGCAATGCTGATGGCACCTTCGATCTGATTGCGGATCTGTGGGGCGTTGCCAAGAAGCACAATCAGACCGAGCTGATCAACTCCATTAACCAAAAGTACGCCGTTAACAAGACCTTGGCAGAAGTTAAGCGTCCTGGTCTGCAGAACGCTAATGTCAAGCTGGTGGTTCAAAAGTAGTCTCTCTGCGCGTTCCCAAGCTGACGGGCTTTCCTGGTAAGGGTAGCCCGTTTTCTGTCTCCTAAAATTTGCGTTGCCTATCTCTTTTATGAGCGTGGTTTTGGAGCGATCGCCGCTTCCAGGACCGCGCTTATTTTTTGCCAAATGCGTCTACTCTGAAAAAGGCTGGCTTTGATCGGGATAGTACGTCCATAGGAGAAGCGCATGTTTGGTCTTGGGTGGTTAGAAGTTGGCGTTATTTTTCTGGTTGTGCTGCTGATTTTTGGACCCAAAAAGATTCCTGAACTGGGCAGCGCTCTGGGAAAAACCCTGCGGGGCTTCAAGGATGAAGTTCAGCGTCCCAAGGAAGAGGATGAGTTTGGGGAGACGGACGAGGATTCGCTGCGCTAGGGTTTCTGGGTGGGTCGCAGCGATCGCCTAGGGACGCAGTCCTTCGGAGGCGTTGCGAATCTGTTTGCCCCATGAGTATCAAAGCAGGCACCGAAAAGGGCCCAGTCAACTTGACTGGGCCCTTAGTTCTTTTGAGATGTGCGCAGGCGGCTTCAGGAATTTAGGCGGCTGCTGACGGAGACTTCTTCGGTTTCGGACTCGAGAGGGGGATTGAGGGGAGTGGGGCGATCGCTGAGGTTCGCGGGCTTGGGCGATCGCTCCTCAATGATGGCGATGGCGCGGCTAACGCTCTCCGGCAAAATCACCACCAGGCTGCCTTCGGTCGCCTGGTCAAGGGCCGTCCGGATGGCCTCCGCCTCGTCCAAAATGAGCTGATAGGGCTGCTGAGGATTGCGATCGAGAATGCCCCGCTCGATCCAGTCAGCGGCGTCTCCCCGAGGACGTCCTCGGGTGTCGTCATCTTCTTTGATGATGATGGTGTTAAACATTTCGGCTGAGAGCTGGCCGAGGGTGACGAAGTCCTCATCGCGGCGATCGCCCGGCCCGCCGACCACCCCAATGCGATCGCCCGGCCAGTTCAGCACAAACCCCGCCAGCGCCTCGTAGCTGGCAGGATTGTGGGCATAGTCCACCAGCGCGTGGTACTTGCCCAGATCAAAAAGATTCATCCGGCCAGGCGTCTGGTCCACCGAGGCCTCAAAGGTCGCCAGCGCCGCCCGAATATCCTCAATCCGCACCCCCTGGGCAAAAGCCGCCAGGCTGCCTGCCAGCGCATTGGCAATCATAAACGGGGCCCGTCCTCCCATCGTCAGCGGGACGTTCACCGCCTGCTCGATGCGCAGCGTCCAGTCCCCCTTGATGATGGACAGATAGCCATTCTCATAAACAGCCGCCAGACCGCCCTGGAGGGTATGCTCGCGGATCAGCTCGCTGTCTGCATTCATCGAAAAATAGGCCACCTGCCCTTTGACCCGACTGGCCATCTGGGCGACCCGCGGGTCATCGGCGTTGAGCACTGCGTAGCCGTTGGGAGCTACCGCTTCAGCGACCACGCTCTTGAGGTGGGCCATCTCCTCGATCGTGTTGATGTCCCCCAAGCCGAGATGGTCTGCCGCCACATTCAGCACCACCCCGACATCGCAGCTATCGAAAGCCAGGCCAGAGCGCAAAATACCCCCCCGGGCCGTCTCCAAAACGGCCACCTCCACCGTGGGGTCTTGCAGGATCAGCTGGGCGCTTTGGGGACCGGTGTTGTCTCCCTTCTCCACCAAGTAATCCCCGATGTAGGTGCCGTCCGTGGTGGTGTAGCCCACGGTCCGCTGGGTCTGCCGGTAGATGTGGGCAATCAGGCGCGTCGTGGTGGTCTTGCCGTTGGTGCCCGTAATGGCCACGATGGGCACCCGGGCTGGCGTGCCCGGCGGAAACAGCATGTCAATCACCGGAGCCGCCACATTCCGGGCTTTGCCCTCGCTGGGGCAGACGTGCATCCGGAAGCCAGGCGCAGCGTTGACCTCGACGATCACCCCGTCCGTTTCCCGCAGAGGACGCGAGATATCGTCCGTCACCACGTCAATGCCCGCAATATCGAGGCCGATGACCTTGGCGACGCGCTGGGCCAGCCAGACATTTTCGGGATGGATGTCATCGGTGCGATCGATGGCAATGCCGCCCGTACTGAGATTGGCAGTGGCCCGCAGATAGCAAACCGCACCAGTGGGCAAAACGCTATCAACGGTGTAGCCCTGGCGCTCTAGGAGCTGACCACTGGTGCGGTCCATGGTGATGCGAGTCAGGACATTGTCGTGGCCTTCACCGCGCCTTGGGTCACGATTGGTTGCTTCGATCAGCTCCGCGATCGTGGACTTGCCATCTCCCGTCACGCAGGCGGGGACTCGCTCGGCGACGGCCACAACCTGGCCATTGACCACCAAAATGCGATGGTCGCGGCCGCGATAGTAGCGCTCAACGATCACGGTTTGGGTTTTGGAGGCGTTGCTGGCAGCGTCGTAGGCTTCCTCGGCTTCTTCCCAAGAGTTGATGTTGATGGTGATGCCGCGCCCGTGGTTGCCGTCGAGGGGCTTGATCACAATGGGAAAGCCGCCGACCTCTTCGACGGCGGCTTCTAGTTCGTCAAAGTAGCGAATGACGGTACCCGCCGGTACTGGAATGCCAGCGTCTCGCAGGGTTTTCTTGGTGCCTTCTTTGTCGCAGGCCAGCTCGACGCCGAGAATGCTGGTGTTGCTGCTGAGGGTGGCTTGGAGGCGTTTCTGATAGACGCCGTAGCCGAGCTGAATCATGGAGCGAGCGCTCATGGCGTTCCAGGGGATGCCGCGAGCCTCGGCTTCGGTGACCAGGGTTTCGGTGCTGGGGCCGAGGGCGGCATCGGACCACAGCTGACGGAGATCCTGGAGGTCCTGCTCGACTTCTTCGAGGGGGTAGGTGCCGGTGTCAA
This genomic stretch from Geitlerinema sp. PCC 7407 harbors:
- a CDS encoding AAA family ATPase, with product MKEELSILIQAQYPLIYLVTSEEERAEQAIAVIAAQQKPQRRVYLWTVTHGIVEYGQPGKVMQQNTVSPEAAVSWVNRQENGIFIFKDLHPFVDSPNVTRSLRDAIASFKGTPKTIILMSPIQQVPIELEKEVVVLDFPLPDMAELNQVLSRQLEQGRNRRITTEGREKLLKAALGLTRDEAEKVYRKAQVTAGCLTEEQVDIVLSEKQQLIRRNGILEYIEEDETIHSVGGLEELKHWLHQRSNAFTERAREYGLPQPKGMLILGVPGCGKSLIAKTTARLWGLPLLRLDMGRVYDGSMVGRSEANLRNALKTAESISPTILFIDELDKAFAGGAGSADSDGGTSSRIFGSFLTWMQEKTSPVFVMATANRVERLPGEFLRKGRFDEIFFVDLPTPEERQAIFRIHLAKRRSDITRFALDQLASASDGFSGAEIEQAVIAAMYEAFAQDREFTQLDILAALKATLPLSRTMNEQVTALRDWARQRARPAASSVAEYQRMEF
- the tatA gene encoding twin-arginine translocase TatA/TatE family subunit — its product is MFGLGWLEVGVIFLVVLLIFGPKKIPELGSALGKTLRGFKDEVQRPKEEDEFGETDEDSLR
- a CDS encoding DUF1257 domain-containing protein, translating into MSHFSTLRTKITESEILKSSLRDLGINVKTEADVRGYNGQRVRADIVAVLDGEYDLGWSRNADGTFDLIADLWGVAKKHNQTELINSINQKYAVNKTLAEVKRPGLQNANVKLVVQK
- the cphA gene encoding cyanophycin synthetase; translated protein: MKIEKIQTLRGPNYWSIRHAKLVVMRLDLENLIDKPSNEIPGFYEGLTQALPSLIEHYCSPGRRGGFLSRVQDGTMMGHIVEHVALELQSLAGMMVGFGRTRETATPGIYQVVFEYLDEQAGRYAARAAVRLCQSIVDTGTYPLEEVEQDLQDLRQLWSDAALGPSTETLVTEAEARGIPWNAMSARSMIQLGYGVYQKRLQATLSSNTSILGVELACDKEGTKKTLRDAGIPVPAGTVIRYFDELEAAVEEVGGFPIVIKPLDGNHGRGITININSWEEAEEAYDAASNASKTQTVIVERYYRGRDHRILVVNGQVVAVAERVPACVTGDGKSTIAELIEATNRDPRRGEGHDNVLTRITMDRTSGQLLERQGYTVDSVLPTGAVCYLRATANLSTGGIAIDRTDDIHPENVWLAQRVAKVIGLDIAGIDVVTDDISRPLRETDGVIVEVNAAPGFRMHVCPSEGKARNVAAPVIDMLFPPGTPARVPIVAITGTNGKTTTTRLIAHIYRQTQRTVGYTTTDGTYIGDYLVEKGDNTGPQSAQLILQDPTVEVAVLETARGGILRSGLAFDSCDVGVVLNVAADHLGLGDINTIEEMAHLKSVVAEAVAPNGYAVLNADDPRVAQMASRVKGQVAYFSMNADSELIREHTLQGGLAAVYENGYLSIIKGDWTLRIEQAVNVPLTMGGRAPFMIANALAGSLAAFAQGVRIEDIRAALATFEASVDQTPGRMNLFDLGKYHALVDYAHNPASYEALAGFVLNWPGDRIGVVGGPGDRRDEDFVTLGQLSAEMFNTIIIKEDDDTRGRPRGDAADWIERGILDRNPQQPYQLILDEAEAIRTALDQATEGSLVVILPESVSRAIAIIEERSPKPANLSDRPTPLNPPLESETEEVSVSSRLNS